Part of the Lagenorhynchus albirostris chromosome 19, mLagAlb1.1, whole genome shotgun sequence genome, ACAACTGTCCATGACATTCCAAATAGCCTTTCCTtacaccatctcatttaatgctcacacaGTCCCATGGGGTGGAGAGACCACTATCAGCCCTGTTTTACAGCTGAAGACACGGGAGCTCAGAGAAGCTGAGTAcgttgcccaaagtcacacagcaggcaGAGCTGGCATTTCCATTCAGTCTTCTGACTGTGGAGAAGTGTCCACTGCCTTAGGCTCTGAGTGTAGGGATACGGGGCCCCAGGCTCATTTGTGGGATCCCTCACCGCCCAGAACATCCTTCCCCCTGACACCCACACAGctcacttcctcacctccttcagatcTCAGGCAGAGGTGGTCACTTTCTCAGGGCAATTTCCCTCTCTAAATGGTGATCTTTCCTCTGGCCATTGCTAACTGCCTTCTGGCTTAAGCTTTCTTTATAGCCCAGTCTAGAATATTGTGTTTCATTTGTTTCCTGACCATTCCCCTGACTTGAAGGTCAGCCCCATGAGGCAGGAGGTTTGGTTTGtttcattcactgctgtatccccactACTTGAAATAGTCTCTGGACTCATAAAAGGTACTCGATGAAGAATAGATGAATCAATGAAGGCCTAGCTTTCACTGGCCAACAGGAAGAGCCGACAAAATATTAGTCATAATAAGAATTACGATAATAATATCTAGAACAAGGTTCCTCGCCCTTGGCACTCTTGACGTTTGGGCTTGGGTAATTCTAGTTGGGGTGGGCAGTGGGGCGCTGACCTGGGCAGTGTAGATTttaagcagcatccctggcctccacccactaggtgGCAGTGGTGGCCCCACCCCACACtgggacaaccaaaaatatctctagaCTTCACTAGATGTTTCCACGGGGCGGGGGCAAAATCGCTCCAGATTGAGAACCGCACATCTAACATGACTTGAAATgcaccaggccctgttctaagcagCTTACACACTTCCTTGCAGGCAGCCTGTGGGTCTCCTCCAAAGCAGACCCCGAGATAAGGTCTTGAGTGAGGGGAGTTTATTTAGCAGGTGATCCCAGGAAGTTCTAGTTGGGGAGCAGAGAGGTGAGACCCTGGGCCTCCAGGCCTTTAGGGCCTGCATATTGATGGGAGACCTTGACCAAATTTCAGTATTCCAAAAAGTATAGCAAAATGTGTACGTTTCCCTGTACAggaaaaattaatacatttcctGTTTAGtaaaaaataacattgaaaatacattttctaacaTTAAGTCCGAGGCAGtggggaaaaggagggaagaacCAGAAGACTGGAAATAGAGGCTCGGGAACCACATCTCACCCCTCTCGTTTGGAAGTTGTAAACTGCTGGTTCTGCTGTTTCCCTTTCCACACTGAGAGCAACCTTCTTATAACCATATTGTGCACTTTTAAAGAAAGAGCTAACTGGTATTTTTACCAATCCCTATCTAGGTACTTTCAAAGGCACTGGACAGCACATCAATATCTTTATTTTGGAGTCAGACTAAAGCAGAGGTCATAAACGATTGTGATGCCAGACCAGTTTTATTTAATCTCCAaagtacttaaaattaaaaaaaaatatttgccaacatttaaaaccaagagtttatatttttaaaaatatagacctaaagtttaaaaaaacacacacaaaaaaaccaccCAGAAGCTCTGGGAACACTGGGAACAGCTGGCCAGAGCTGACCAGCCGCTGACCCACTGAGGCAGGAACACTCTCCTGTTGGCCATGATCCTACCCAGCCTACCGTCCTCCTTTATGTTACCTATCTGTCTCCAGAGGCATTTGGGTtttcaatccctgtttggggtTTTGAAGACCTTCCAGTCTACTACATGGTCACTCTTCCTGTTAAAAATGTGTTGGTTAGAGAACAGGCCTTGATGCTGTAACAAAAAGACCCACAAACTCAGGGGCCCAACCTATTAGACATTTACTTCTCCCTCGGTTAAAAGGCCGGAGTCGACAGGTGGTCCATGACAGGCAGGTGGCTCGGCTCCAGTCACCcagggacccaggttccttcTGTCTCGTTGCTCCACGTGGTGGCTCCCAGTCTGCAGGAAgctggaaagagagagggaggggagccgACAGGTAACCATACCAGTGAAAGCTGGGATGTGGCGTGGTTACTTCTGCTCATATCCaattggccagaactcagtcacatggcACACCTTGCTGcatgggaggctgggaaatgtagtctccaGCTTGGCCAGCCAGTGCCTAGCTGAAACTCAGGAGTTCTGTTACTAAAAGGAAGGGATGAACTTTTGCTGGGGAACTGAGTTGTTTCTCCTGCGGGGAGGCTCTGTGTTTCATCATGAGATGTAGGCTCCCCATCCCCAGAGGCTGGGGCATTTCTCAGCTCCCTGAGGAGGGCCTCGATTTAACCATCTATTATCTTGTCAGTTTTAGACTGGCTAGTGCAGCCGAAACCTCGATGGCTTGGGGGCAACGGCTGGCTCCTGGACGGCCCTGAGGAGGCACTGCAAGGTACCTGCAGGGTGATGCCCAACCCGACAGCAGAGCCAGGGTCCCCCCTTCTCAGGTGCCCCCAGAAAACTGAGAACCAGGGTCAGCCTCTGCTCCGGCAGGCTGCCTGTCCTCTAATACCTGGCCCGCTTGGACCCTCCCCACCCCGACACGGAAGGGGGTGGCTGGGGCTTGGCCACGCTCTCAGAATCCGCAGAACAGTGTGGGGTTTGACTGTCCCTGGCAACGGGGCCTCCTCCCTGGGTGGAGAATTCAGAGGGAGGGGGCTTGGGGTTTTCAGATCCCTCAAGTCACCATACGGGTTCACTGTTCCCTGCTGACGAGGCCTCCTTCCGCGGTGGGTGGAGAACAGTTTCTGAAAGGAATGGCAGGAGGCCCAGGGGCCTGGACCACTGTGGGAGTGCGGCTGTGCGGGAGCACCTTTGCGTTTGTGCAGCTGTGCTTGTGACCCTACGTACATCCGAGTGCGTGACCGTGGCTGTCAGGGTGTGCGGCTGTGCGTGAAGCCAGCTGGCTGTGCTTGTGGCCGTGTGTCTGAGAACTTGTGCATCCGTGTTTGTGCAGATGTGTGCGactgtaggggtgtgtgtgtgtgcaggattTGTGTGCATGTGAACGTGGGTGTAGATAtggctgcgtgtgtgtgtgtatacatgtgttaGGACTTGTGGGACGgcaaaaatgtgtgtatgtgatatgtgtgtgtataggatTTTGGTGGGTAAACATGTATGTACGTGTGATTATAAGCACGAGCATATGTGTTTCATTGTGTGGGGATGAACATACATGtagtgggttggccaaaaagctcgCTCGGTTTTAAGCAAAAATTgacgtttttcattttcacaaagaacTTTTCTTGAACAACGCATTCGctaaccgaacgaactttttggccaacccaatatgcaTGTCACGATGCATGCATGCGAGGGCGTGTTTGGGATCATGTGACTCTGGGCTGCCCCCGTGTccatgtgtgtgtgcagagaCCCCAGGCACAGCGTGCAATCTGGGGTGCCGATGAGAGGCGGCCCCTCTGCCCCCATGGGGGCCACCCCTGAGCCCCCCGCGTGTGTGTTCCCCGCAGCAGAGGCCTGCAGCACCACAGAGGACGGGGCCGAGCCACTCCTCTGCCCCTCAGGCTATGAGTGCCACATCCTGAGCCCGGGTGACCTGGCTGAGGGCATCCCCAACAGCGGGCAGTGTGTCAAGCAGCGCCGGCCGGCAGGTGAGTGTGGACACCGAGCCCCACCCCACTCTCCCCGGAACCCCCCACGGGAGACCCGTCCCAAAGGAAGCCCCCGCCCCTGAGCCTGGCCACGCCCTCCTCCTGTCCCCTCTCTGCCCTGCTCCTCTGCACCTTCTCCCTCCTCATGTGAGCAGGATGCGGGCAAACCCCAGCTCGGCCACCTCCTGCCTGGCTGACCTTGGGGTCAGTTGTTTCaaatctctgagcctcggttttcttatctgtaaaatggggccactTCATGCTGGGTTATGGGGATTAATTGAAATCATACGTGTGATGCCAGAGCAGAGACTAAAGGTGCTCAGTAAAAGGTGGATAATTTGTATCTATCTGTCCCTTTTAAACTGCACAGAATTTGAATTGTCTGAGAACCCTTAACTTCTCTCTGCTAGGACTGTTCAGTGTGACTTAATTAGTATTTGTCTTTGGAGACAAGGCAATAAATAGTTCAGTGAAGGGCATGAATAGTGGGGCTTTAGTTTGCATACTTTTCCCCAGGGGGGCAAGGACGGCAGAGGAGGGACTGCTGAGGGTACCTAAAAGCCACTCCTGCCTCATGCAAGGTGTAAGGTGGAGAGGCTAGGCATGGAATTTGCCAGAAATGTGTGGCAAACGAAGTATCGGGAACTTCAGGGAGATGGAGGGTAACCACGTCAAAGTTGAGCTTATTGGAACTTTGAGACCATCCCCTCCAGGGCCCACGTCCCCACTTTAACATCTCTTAGTCCTAATAGCTGAGGATAGCACCTCGGTCAAAATCGAGGATAATCACAGCGACCTTACCGGCCCAGAGAACCCATCACATGCGCTATCTGGCaaagcatttctttttcctcatttgaGAATTTATTTCTCTGAGGCGTTTCAAGAAAGACATAGATGTTAAATCTGTCATGCATTTAGCGTCAGCGTCATTGCAAGTAATAAAATTAGGAGACATGGAACTGTCTCAGGAATCCTGGTTCCTGGAATTCTgagctttgaaaaaaattacttataaaaGGATTGGAACCAACCAGGAATCTGAGATTTCTCCTACATTCCACTTGCTATTTAGGGTTATGAGTAGGTTCTCCAGCCAGACAGCCAGGATGCCAGTGGCCACTTGGCCCCTTGCTGCTGTGTGTGGCAAATCGCCCAGCCTTTTCAGGCCTCGCTTTCCCTATCTGTAAACAGGGCTAATAGTAGTTAAGCTACTTCATGGACTCTTTGAGGAGCCAGTGAGTTAATCCATGTAAATAAACCGTGtctgtagtttctcaagcacagAACCGAATCCCTTCTGTTGGCACCACTGCTGTCTGTAGACACCACAGTGGACGGAGTACGCAGGTGGACAGGATACGCAGTCCTTCGGACGTACAACCCCAAGAACAGGCCAGCCTGTAGGAACCCGCTGGAAGGAGCAGCTTTTTCCAAAAGAGCTGGGGATGGTGGGGGTTAGTCAAGAGTCCTCTGAGCCGAAATGTCATTTTTATAACTGGAAAGGCCTGGAATTATGTGGCCTTTCTCATCTCCTGATCTCACTCATTCAGTTATATGACCTCCAAGACCAGAGTAAGCCAGACAGGTTCAAACCCGTTCTCGAGGGACCAAACCAGTTCAAAAAGGACCCACTTCAAGGGTGGAGATAAACAAAGAGACTGTACCGATGACACCCGGGGTTGATTGAGGCCCTTGTGGGCACTCCCCTAAGCTTCAGTGCGAGCCTGCAAAGGCAGAAGTATGACCAGGAGCAGTGTCGAGTGGGATTAAGACTGCAGGCCACTGAAATGGGTTCAAATGCTGCGGCGTTCttcctgggtgaccttgggcagctaACCTAAGctttcttagcctcagtttcttcatctgtaaaatggagcagtGAGGGTCATGATAGTAATTGCTTCTTGGGGTAGTGATGAAGCTTGAATGAGAGAACGCTTATAAAGTGCTTAGGGCAgcgcctgacacatagtaggtcccCAACCAATGTGCGCAGCCGTCACCTGTCTTCCGGAAGAGGAAGGGCTGGAGATCAGAAACGTGCCCAGACAATGCATACACCTAACAGGGAGCAGAGTGAGAATTCCAAGCCTGGCCACCTGCTCCAAAGCCCATGGGTGTGTGTCCTCCCCCACCCACAGGAATGATCGGAGCCTTCTGGATAGAAATGTAATTGAAATTTCCCCTAGCCTTGTCCCCAGAGGGCTGTCACTTAGCAGTAATTATTGGTAATTGTACAGGAGTTTGGAAACATCTTAAATTCCAACAACTTCCCTTGGAGCAATGGTCTCTGGGAATAGAGGAGCATTCTTGTCCCAGGGTAACCAAACAAGAAGCCTCGgattttaagtgtttaaaaaactgcatatttgaggtcatttctttttttaattttcaaaaattttttggttgcattgggtcttcatagtggtgcacgggcttctcattgcagtgccttctcttgttgtggagcacgggctctaggcgtgtgggcttcagtagttgtggcacgtgggctcagtcgttgtggctcgcgggctctagagcacgggctcagtagttgtggcgcacgggcttaggtgctccacggcatgtgggatcttcccagatcagagctcgaacccgtgttccctgcattggcaggcaggttcttaagcactgcgccaccagggaagaactGAAGTAATTTCTGACTTACAGAAAAGCGGCAAGGAGAGTACCTTGGAGCCTCCACCCTAATTCATCAATTGTTAAATACTCTTTCCTTTATCgtgctctctctgcctctcccccaaccctgcactctctctatatataaatcCACATAGTTACTTTTGGGGACTATCTGAGAATAAGTTACAGATCTCCTGCCCACGCCTAAGATGCAGGTCTCTGCTGAGAGCTGGCTGCTACAGGGGGCCAAGGACCGCTGTGAGTTCAGCCTGGACTCTGACGTCTGAGGAGTTCATGTCTTTCTTGAGAGGAAAATGATCATCAACACAGGCAGTCATCTGATTTCTCAGAGAGCAGGGTCGGGGTCCTCAgtgcatctttttattttattttattttactttattgaagtatgattgatTTCCAACGtcacgttagtttcaggtgtacaacacagtgattcagatatatacacacacatatatatatctgttcCTTTTCAGGTTGTTTTcccttagaggttattacaaaatattgagtagagttccctgtgctatacaataggtcctggttggttatctgttttatacatagtcgtgtgtacatgtcaatcccaacctcctaatttatccccaccTCGTGCATCTTCTGAGTGGGTTCCATGCTGCTCTGACACTGACCATCCAAGACTGAGATGTGGGAGATGAGCGCCCCCCCCCCGACTCTTCCCTCTGACAAAGTGACTTCACTGGATGCTGCCCGGGAAGGATAACAGGGTGGCGCAGCCCAGAGCAGGGGCTCAAATCCATAGGTTTATTTTGTAAAAGTGACACCTCTGGTAAACACACCTGGTGTGAGGACGGGGTCCGGCTCCGCACAGACCACCGCCTCCTGTCCATGGCATCAGGGGCTATAATTCAcccccagggaggagggaggagcaggAATGTTTCGGAGAGCCTCCGGCCTGGaagaattttgccatttgcttcAGGAAATAGCCGTAAATGGAAAAATTGTGGTAAATGGTAGTCGTTGAGCTTGCTGATAAGCTCTCTGCCCGAGGGTGCGGGTCAGCCGTTGGTTCTGTCGCCTTGTACAGTAAACGTCACTGCTGGTCCTGGACACCCTGATGACTGTTAGGATAgccacagaagagaaggaaacaaaatgcCCCTGCGTACATAAACATGATTTTGATGGAGCTATGACTGGCGTAGAATATTAGTTTCAAGGGCACAAATGTGATTTATTAACCTTACAGCGGTCAGAGGAGACGATGcacaggggggaggggggcgttTACCGATAGACGCGTTGCCACGTGCAACGTCTGTGTGATCTGGCCAGACTTCTCCGCTCTCCCACGTGAAGTTTCCCCAACTCCCACCAGAAGATGTTTTACTGTTGCGACAGGGCTGGGCCTGAGGAAGGAGGTGGTTGATGACAACCAACAGTGGGGATTGGGTCGTTCTGCTTCTGCATTTAATCGGCCGCAGTGTCACACGCCACTGTAGCTTCTGGAAAATTCCACCGGACACCtgtgagagaatgagagtggAAAACACAAATAATTTCTAAGTTTTGGCCTTATAAACTCCCCGAAAGGAGTTTAATCCTCTCACTTCTTTTCCAGATGGGCGATTCTTACGACACAAATTTTACAAAGAATATCCAGGTAAGAGAAGAACCGTTCGTACTTTGCGGAGGGTACTAAAAAGGGCAGTGAGCATTTCTGGGGTGAAGAAAAGAAACCCAACGGACTGTTCTGAGAACTACGGTTTGACGCTGCTATGAAGGAAAATGACTGTATTCTCCGTGGTTGATTTTATGCTGTCAGATGGCATGTTGGGGGTAAGGTGCTAGGATGCCAAGATGCTTCTGTTGTGAAAAATCTCTCCTCTAACCTGTGTGGTCCTCCACGTGGGCAGGAGCCATTCCAGGCTGCAGGCTGGGACTGAGGCAGCAGCTCAGGGATGGCTCATAGCAGACAAAATGGGAATTAGATTGGGAAATAAGGTAGAAGCCCTGTTGTCTGATGGTGGGCAAGAGGGGCTTACAGCAAACACAGCTTCACGCTAAACATCAGAACCTGGGACTAGACGTGCAAAAGTTCCTCCTACTTTCATTGagggaattagaaaatatggTTGACACCATCCCTCCAGCCAGTCATCCATCCAGTTGTCCATCGATCCATCCATTCTTCCATTCATCCAccatatctttttaaagaattgacagtacacagggcttccctggtggcgcagtgggtgagagtccgcctgccgatgcaggggacacgggttcgtgccccggtccaggaggatcccacatgccgcggagcggctgggcccgtgagccatagccgctgagcctgcacgtccggagcctgtgctccgcagcgggaaaggccacaacagtgagaggcccgcgtaccgcaaaaaaaagaaaaaagaaaaaaaaggacacctTAGACTAGGatgtcaaggaaggcttcctgaggaGGGGATATTGAAGCCCAGTATCGAGAATAAGAAATAGCGGGCAGAGGGACAGCAGATGTGGAAATCCTGAGGTAGGATGAACTTGGCCATCACAGCAGCCGGAGTGCGTCGTGAGCACGGGGCTGGAGTGGGAAATGGCAGGAGTTGAGGGCAGACCATACGGGCTGGGGGAGCAGCTGCAGGTGGGGACTGGGGGACCtctttgggggaggagaggggcagggccagggcgcCAGGCCAGGCTGAGGTGTTTGGACTTGGTTTGGCCGGTGAGCCGTGAGCATCTGAGCAGGAATAAACACACCTTCACTGACAGAGCCCACTTCTTTTTGCAGAGGGTGGCTTCAGAAATGTGGCAGAGCACGGGAAAGGACGGCAGAAGCACTTTCAATAAAGCGACGGCAGTGGGTAAGTGGGAGGCGGGATGGGTCAGCGACAGCGGGTGGCTTTGGGCAGCCAGGTGTCCGAGGTAGCTTTCATCACGAAGTTGAACGGTGGGAGGGCAAGAGTAGGGCTTTACCTACGGGTAGAATTTGAAAATTCCCTTCTAATTTCAAAGTGAACATATGAGAGCTCTGGGCCTGCTCAGAAATGGAAGTTTCTATAGCCCATGGCCCTACATCCAAGGACCAGACTAGATTGTAACTTACACGTTCCTTTGCCATCATGCCTCTGTGAACAGACAGACGAGCCCTCCTCTGTCCCATGAAGTTggtccctctgtctccctccctgtgCCACGCGGTGCTATCCGGGGCCAACTCTCAGGCACGAACCAGGTGCCCAGAGGTTCAGCAGTCATTCGTGGAAACCTCCAGCATGCAGGCGTGGCGCTGGGGGAACGCCGTGGATAAATCAGGGCTCCTGCTCTCGGGGGCTTACATCCTAGTAGGAGACTAAACTGGGCAACCAGTAAACCAGCAAGAAAGGCCCAGACTGCAATAGTGTCGTGAAGGAAGCTGGGCAGACAGGTGATGTGATGCGGGGTAGCCAGGCGAGGAGGGAGCTGCTTCAGATCCGGGCCGGGAAGGAAGGCCGCTGTGAGCAGAGCCACGATATCTGAGCCAAGATCTGACATGGGCTCCCAGGCAGGCGGAGCGGGAAGGGCAGAGGTCCCGAGGCAGGAAAGATCTTGGTTTGAGGAACCCCAGGGAGGCCACTGGGGTGGGAACAGAATGATGGTGGGGAAGGCTGGCATCAGAGGCGACCAGGTAAGGAAGGCACAGGCTCTGCTCTCAGATGCTCTTCAAGGTGAGATGCAGGTGGACGCAAAGGTCCAGGGGTCTTGGCCAGGAAAACCTGAACACCCACCCAGTGCTTTGATAGCTCAAGTCTGTGCATGGTAAACAAAAGCCCTTGAAAGGGGATGATACCCCCACCCACCGCAGTGCCCTTGAAAGGCAAACATCAGGTTTGAGATTCAGAATACTCAGGTGTGAGTCCTGCAGGAAAGTCTAGAGTCCATGGGGATTGATGCCAACACATCTATTACCTAATGATGACAGGAACAGTTCTTGGAGTGGGTCTGACCCACCTGAGTCTGTGAACCTTACACCGGGACGTGCTGGGGCCAGTGGGAAAGAAAGGGACAGTGAGAGATGATTTGGGATGGCTCTTAAGAACCAGCCGGCTCCACCACaaggtgaccttaggcaaatgaCTTCcactctccaagcctcagtctcctcatctgtaaaatgggagtgatggggagggatGCGTTAGGAACTAAGTAAGATAGGAGGGGAGACAAGATGGCGGCGGCGGAGGACACAGAGCCCATCTCCCGCAATGAATGCATCAAAACTACATCTCCACGTGGAGCACCGCTCACTGAAAGCAAACTGGAAACTGGCAAAAAGATTCTCGTGCAGCCAAGGTTGTAAGAAAGATCCCCACAGaatcaggtaggaagggaagaggaagatggAGCCTAGAGAGACTTAGCAGTGAGTTAAGAATTTCGTCTTATTGGAAACTGGCATCTTTCTGATGTTTCTGGGGGGTGTGGAGGAAGTAGATGACACACTTTTGACCCCACGTTCTTGGGTTCATATGAACCCAAGCAGCGGTTCATATTCATTCCCTCTTTGCTTCCCTTGCAGCCAACCTGGAAGAACATTCCTCCACTTTCTGCTAAGCCTCAGAAACCGTTGGGTAAAAATGATTTGACCCCCAGAGGTCATGCCCAGCTCAACAGAGCATGACCCCAGGGATGCTTGGAGACAGGAACCCTGACTCTCAACCCCTGGGTGGCCCCACCTGGCAGGGTGACTTCGTGGGAGCCACTCGCCTGTTCCGGGTCCCTGTTTTACTGTCCTGGAAATGAGGCCTACCTAGCAGTCCCCTTGACCTTGCAGCTCCCCAGA contains:
- the WFDC1 gene encoding WAP four-disulfide core domain protein 1 isoform X1, with the translated sequence MPLTSCRMGSGQRKVSWTLCCLLLLLEASSARNIWKRALHARLAERTRAEEAGGPRQARADRCPPPPRSLPPGACQAARCQADSECPRHRRCCYNGCAYACLEAVPPPPVLDWLVQPKPRWLGGNGWLLDGPEEALQAEACSTTEDGAEPLLCPSGYECHILSPGDLAEGIPNSGQCVKQRRPADGRFLRHKFYKEYPEGGFRNVAEHGKGRQKHFQ